The bacterium BMS3Abin08 sequence GTGCAGTTCCTGCCCAAGATTAAAATAGAAGTGGTCGTCAGCAATGAGATTGCAGGCTCTGTGGTGGAGAAGATAATCTCTACTGCCAACACGGGTTCAATCGGCGACGGAAAGATATTTGTGATCCCCATAGAGGAGACTTACAGGATCAGGACCGGTGAAACAGGCGAGGATGCACTGTAGTTCACCTAAATTAGTACCTCCCCATCCATCAGGCTCTCCCTGAGCGTTTCGGGAGAGCCTCCTTTTATCTATCCCGTGCCCTCTGCAGTGTTCGGAAAGACCCGTGGCTCAACTTAACCGTCACTCTCAGGAGATCCCGGAGCCCCTCTCAATTGATATCCCTTACCGATCCTTCATTGCCCATCCGAACGCTGCATAAAAAAGCCATCCGAACCTGAGATGAAGCCTATTGATAATGGTTTTTCAGCAAAACCGGGCTAATGTGTAATGT is a genomic window containing:
- the glnB_1 gene encoding nitrogen regulatory protein P-II, with translation MKKIEAIIKPFKLDEVKDVLAGIGIQGMTVTEVKGFGRQKGQKEVYRGAEYEVQFLPKIKIEVVVSNEIAGSVVEKIISTANTGSIGDGKIFVIPIEETYRIRTGETGEDAL